Proteins co-encoded in one Zalophus californianus isolate mZalCal1 chromosome 9, mZalCal1.pri.v2, whole genome shotgun sequence genomic window:
- the MRPL51 gene encoding 39S ribosomal protein L51, mitochondrial has protein sequence MAGSLFMGAGRVLWGRVPLACRSFSLGIPRMFHVRLTLPPPKVVDRWNEKRAMFGVYDNIGILGDFKMHPKELIKGPKWLRGWKGNELQRCIRKKKMVGNRMFLDDLHNLNKRINYLYKHFNRHGKYR, from the exons ATGGCAGGGAGCCTCTTTATGGGGGCAGGAAGGGTCCTATGGGGCCGGGTGCCCTTGGCCTGCAGAAGCTTCTCTTTGG GTATTCCTAGAATGTTCCACGTAAGGctcaccctccctcctcccaaaGTGGTTGATCGTTGGAACGAGAAGAGGGCCATGTTCGGGGTGTATGACAATATCGGGATCCTGG GAGACTTCAAAATGCACCCCAAAGAACTGATCAAGGGCCCCAAATGGCTTCGAGGCTGGAAGGGGAATGAATTACAACGTTGTATCCGAAAGAAGAAAATGGTTGGAAATAGGATGTTCCTTGATGACCTGCACAACCTTAACAAACGCATAAACTACCTCTACAAACACTTTAATCGACATGGGAAGTATCGGTAG